Proteins encoded by one window of Modestobacter marinus:
- a CDS encoding toxin-antitoxin system YwqK family antitoxin, with translation MPETESTEGEHVERHRDGSVRARGPVVDGRPHGYWEWFRTDGTLLRSGHFAAGENVGEWTTYDRSGAPYKVTDRG, from the coding sequence GTGCCCGAGACCGAGTCCACCGAGGGCGAGCACGTGGAACGCCACCGCGACGGGTCGGTGCGCGCCCGCGGGCCGGTCGTCGACGGCCGGCCGCACGGGTACTGGGAGTGGTTCCGCACCGACGGGACGCTGCTGCGCTCCGGGCACTTCGCCGCGGGCGAGAACGTCGGCGAGTGGACGACGTACGACCGGTCCGGCGCCCCGTACAAGGTGACCGACCGGGGCTGA
- the argG gene encoding argininosuccinate synthase: MSKVLTSLPVGERVGIAFSGGLDTSVAVAWMRDKGAVPCTYTADIGQADEPDIGSVPGRASAYGAELARLVDCRAALVEEGLAALTCGAFHIRSGGRSYFNTTPLGRAVTGTLLVRAMLADGVQIWGDGSTYKGNDIERFYRYGLLANPGLRIYKPWLDADFVTELGGRKEMSEWLVAHGLPYRDSAEKAYSTDANIWGATHEAKTLEHLDTGIETVEPIMGVKFWDPAVEIAPEDVTIGFEYGRPVTINGKEFATPVDLVLEANAIGGRHGLGMSDQIENRIIEAKSRGIYEAPGMALLHAAYERLVNAIHNEDTLATYHSEGRRLGRLMYEGRWLDPQAMMLRESLQRWVGMAVSGEVTLRLRRGEDYSVLDTSGPAFSYHPDKLSMERTQDSAFGPVDRIGQLTMRNLDIADSRSKLEQYARMGMVGGATPTSIGAAQAASTGLIDATQQGGAEAIASRGQVSEHDELLDRAAMEAGTD, from the coding sequence ATGTCCAAGGTGCTCACCTCCCTGCCCGTCGGCGAGCGCGTCGGCATCGCCTTCTCCGGAGGGCTCGACACCTCGGTGGCGGTCGCCTGGATGCGCGACAAGGGCGCGGTGCCCTGCACCTACACCGCCGACATCGGCCAGGCCGACGAGCCCGACATCGGTTCGGTGCCCGGCCGCGCCAGTGCCTACGGGGCCGAGCTGGCCCGGCTGGTCGACTGCCGGGCCGCCCTGGTCGAGGAGGGGCTCGCCGCCCTGACCTGCGGCGCCTTCCACATCCGCTCCGGCGGCCGCAGCTACTTCAACACCACCCCGCTGGGCCGGGCGGTCACCGGCACCCTGCTCGTGCGGGCGATGCTGGCCGACGGCGTCCAGATCTGGGGCGACGGCTCGACCTACAAGGGCAACGACATCGAGCGGTTCTACCGCTACGGCCTGCTGGCCAACCCCGGGCTGCGGATCTACAAGCCGTGGCTGGACGCCGACTTCGTCACCGAGCTCGGCGGCCGCAAGGAGATGTCGGAGTGGCTGGTCGCCCACGGCCTGCCCTACCGGGACAGCGCGGAGAAGGCCTACTCCACCGACGCCAACATCTGGGGCGCGACGCACGAGGCCAAGACCCTCGAGCACCTCGACACCGGCATCGAGACCGTCGAGCCGATCATGGGCGTGAAGTTCTGGGACCCGGCGGTCGAGATCGCCCCCGAGGACGTCACGATCGGCTTCGAGTACGGCCGGCCGGTGACGATCAACGGCAAGGAGTTCGCCACCCCGGTCGACCTGGTCCTGGAGGCGAACGCGATCGGCGGGCGGCACGGCCTGGGCATGTCCGACCAGATCGAGAACCGGATCATCGAGGCCAAGAGCCGGGGCATCTACGAGGCACCGGGGATGGCCCTGCTGCACGCGGCCTACGAGCGGCTGGTCAACGCCATCCACAACGAGGACACCCTGGCCACGTACCACAGCGAGGGCCGCCGGCTGGGCCGGCTGATGTACGAGGGTCGGTGGCTGGACCCGCAGGCGATGATGCTGCGCGAGTCGCTGCAGCGCTGGGTCGGCATGGCCGTCAGCGGCGAGGTCACGCTGCGGCTGCGGCGCGGCGAGGACTACTCGGTGCTGGACACCTCCGGCCCGGCGTTCAGCTACCACCCGGACAAGCTGTCCATGGAGCGCACGCAGGACTCCGCCTTCGGGCCGGTCGACCGGATCGGCCAGCTGACCATGCGGAACCTGGACATCGCCGACTCGCGGTCCAAGCTGGAGCAGTACGCCCGGATGGGCATGGTCGGCGGCGCCACCCCGACGTCCATCGGTGCGGCCCAGGCCGCGTCGACCGGGCTGATCGACGCGACCCAGCAGGGCGGCGCCGAGGCGATCGCCTCGCGCGGCCAGGTCTCCGAGCACGACGAGCTGCTGGACCGCGCCGCGATGGAGGCCGGCACCGACTGA
- a CDS encoding MerR family transcriptional regulator yields the protein MAGRGELMQIGQVAERIGLSLRTIRFYEENGLVVPTSRTEGGFRLYSEADVARFEVIKRMKPLGFSLEEMQELLTLLQDLEQASGDREQLLARLREFHEAAVARVAALRDQLAVAEGFAGTLAGHLEAHR from the coding sequence GTGGCCGGTCGCGGCGAGCTGATGCAGATCGGCCAGGTGGCCGAGCGGATCGGGTTGAGCCTGCGCACCATCCGGTTCTACGAGGAGAACGGGCTGGTCGTCCCCACGAGCCGGACCGAGGGGGGTTTCCGGCTCTACAGCGAGGCCGACGTCGCCCGCTTCGAGGTGATCAAGCGGATGAAGCCGCTGGGCTTCTCGCTGGAGGAGATGCAGGAGCTGCTCACCCTGCTGCAGGACCTGGAGCAGGCCTCCGGCGACCGCGAGCAGCTGCTGGCCCGGCTGCGGGAGTTCCACGAGGCGGCCGTGGCCCGGGTCGCCGCACTGCGCGACCAGCTGGCCGTCGCGGAGGGGTTCGCCGGCACCCTGGCCGGGCACCTGGAGGCACACCGCTAG
- a CDS encoding SulP family inorganic anion transporter, translated as MSSTTTLRTPGRPAWLAPKVARTEVLAGLVVALALIPEAISFSIIAGVDPRVGLFASFTMAVVIAFTGGRPAMISAATGAIALVVAPLVRDHGLEYLLAAVVLGGVFQVLLGLAGFARLMRFVPRSVMVGFVNALAILIFTAQLPYLVDVSWLVYPMVAAGLAIIFLLPRLSSAVPAPLVSIVVLTGITVAVGLTVPNVGDQGELPDNLPLFGIPDLPFTWETLSIIAPYALGVAFVGLMESLLTAKLVDDLTDTHSDKTRESWGQGVANIVTGFFGGMGGCAMIGQTMINIRSGARTRLSTFLSGVFLLILVVVLGDIVAIIPMAALVAVMIFVSIATFDWHSLRTIHRMPRSETLVMLSTVAVTLWTHNLAIGVGTGVLVACVLFARRVAHLVEVTSTTSPDGTTRRYAVQGALFFASSNDLYQQFDYADDPQHVVIDLSGAQVWDASTVATLDAITHKYETRGKDVQIVGLSEHSADRFARHTGQLAGGH; from the coding sequence ATGTCCTCCACGACCACACTCCGCACACCCGGACGCCCCGCCTGGCTGGCGCCGAAGGTGGCCCGCACCGAGGTGCTCGCCGGCCTGGTGGTGGCGCTCGCGCTGATCCCCGAGGCGATCAGCTTCTCGATCATCGCCGGCGTCGACCCCCGGGTGGGGCTCTTCGCCTCGTTCACGATGGCGGTCGTCATCGCCTTCACGGGTGGCCGGCCGGCCATGATCAGCGCCGCCACCGGCGCGATCGCGCTGGTCGTCGCCCCGCTGGTGCGCGACCACGGGCTGGAGTACCTGCTGGCCGCCGTCGTCCTCGGCGGGGTGTTCCAGGTGCTCCTGGGCCTGGCCGGCTTCGCCCGGTTGATGCGGTTCGTCCCGCGCAGCGTGATGGTGGGCTTCGTCAACGCGCTGGCCATCCTGATCTTCACCGCGCAGCTGCCGTACCTGGTCGACGTGTCGTGGCTGGTCTACCCGATGGTGGCCGCCGGCCTGGCGATCATCTTCCTGCTCCCGCGGCTGAGCTCCGCCGTCCCCGCACCGCTCGTGTCGATCGTGGTGCTCACCGGGATCACCGTGGCGGTCGGGCTGACCGTGCCGAACGTGGGCGACCAGGGCGAGCTGCCCGACAACCTGCCGCTGTTCGGCATCCCCGACCTGCCGTTCACCTGGGAGACGCTGAGCATCATCGCGCCGTACGCGCTGGGCGTGGCGTTCGTCGGGTTGATGGAGTCGCTGCTGACGGCCAAGCTGGTCGACGACCTGACCGACACCCACTCGGACAAGACCCGCGAGTCCTGGGGCCAGGGGGTGGCCAACATCGTCACCGGGTTCTTCGGCGGGATGGGCGGCTGCGCGATGATCGGCCAGACGATGATCAACATCCGGTCCGGCGCCCGCACCCGGCTGTCGACCTTCCTGTCCGGGGTCTTCCTGCTGATCCTGGTGGTCGTGCTCGGCGACATCGTCGCGATCATCCCGATGGCCGCCCTCGTCGCCGTGATGATCTTCGTGTCCATCGCGACCTTCGACTGGCACAGCCTGCGGACCATCCACCGGATGCCGCGCAGCGAGACGCTGGTGATGCTCTCCACCGTCGCGGTCACGCTGTGGACCCACAACCTCGCCATCGGCGTCGGCACCGGCGTGCTGGTCGCCTGCGTGCTCTTCGCCCGCCGGGTCGCGCACCTCGTCGAGGTCACCAGCACGACCAGCCCGGACGGGACGACGCGGCGCTACGCCGTGCAGGGCGCGCTGTTCTTCGCCTCCAGCAACGACCTGTACCAGCAGTTCGACTACGCCGACGACCCCCAGCACGTCGTCATCGACCTCTCCGGGGCCCAGGTCTGGGACGCCTCCACCGTCGCGACCCTGGACGCGATCACCCACAAGTACGAGACGCGCGGCAAGGACGTGCAGATCGTCGGGCTGAGCGAGCACTCGGCCGACCGGTTCGCGCGGCACACCGGCCAGCTCGCCGGGGGGCACTGA
- a CDS encoding MFS transporter, with protein MVGVSALALAATAPGQTAAISAFIDPMTEDLGISRSAISTAYLIGTLVGAAAMPLVGRALDRFGTRVTMAVIGGVFGTVLLGLAAVSGLVGLTAGFVGVRMAGQGALGLTATTAVAVWFTRRRGLALGLVSAIGAACISLAPIGLEALISATSWRTAWVVEGVAVWLIVVPLALFGVRDDPASLGQRPDGEQVTDEAPPDAPVGRTLGEAVRTPFFWVVVSGVAVSGMLSTAVAFHQIDLLGERGLSAGAAAANFLPQTVASLLATLAVGALVDRINSRWLTSGCMLALTAGLLWGTTVDPGWSAIAFGVLIGASGGAIRTLEAGAFPRYYGTTHLGTIRGVVAAVSVGSTAFGPVAFAVVHDLTGGYGAALLGGAALPLLVALAALLLPTPSLPAPPDGTPDGDGPPPPVDAAPTVDPLLPLDDAPPVDDSPAATGTARAGAGRPQAEPG; from the coding sequence ATGGTGGGCGTCTCGGCGCTGGCCCTGGCGGCCACCGCGCCCGGCCAGACCGCGGCGATCTCCGCGTTCATCGACCCGATGACCGAGGACCTGGGCATCAGCCGGTCGGCGATCTCCACCGCCTACCTCATCGGCACGCTGGTCGGCGCGGCGGCGATGCCCCTGGTCGGGCGGGCGCTGGACCGGTTCGGCACCCGGGTCACCATGGCCGTGATCGGCGGGGTCTTCGGCACCGTGCTGCTCGGTCTGGCCGCGGTCTCCGGCCTGGTCGGCCTGACCGCGGGCTTCGTCGGTGTCCGGATGGCCGGCCAGGGCGCCCTCGGGCTCACCGCGACGACCGCGGTCGCCGTCTGGTTCACCCGCCGCCGGGGGCTGGCGCTCGGCCTCGTCTCCGCGATCGGCGCCGCGTGCATCTCCCTGGCGCCGATCGGCCTGGAGGCACTGATCTCGGCCACCAGCTGGCGGACCGCATGGGTGGTGGAGGGCGTGGCCGTGTGGCTGATCGTCGTCCCGCTGGCGCTGTTCGGCGTGCGCGACGACCCGGCGTCCCTCGGCCAGCGACCGGACGGCGAGCAGGTCACCGACGAGGCACCGCCGGACGCACCGGTGGGCCGGACGCTCGGCGAGGCGGTCCGGACGCCGTTCTTCTGGGTGGTCGTCTCCGGCGTCGCCGTCTCGGGGATGCTGTCCACCGCCGTCGCCTTCCACCAGATCGACCTGCTCGGGGAGCGGGGGCTGAGCGCCGGTGCGGCGGCGGCCAACTTCCTGCCGCAGACGGTGGCGTCCCTGCTGGCCACGCTGGCCGTCGGCGCGCTCGTCGACCGGATCAACAGCCGCTGGCTCACCAGCGGCTGCATGCTCGCCCTCACCGCCGGCCTGCTGTGGGGGACGACGGTCGACCCGGGCTGGTCGGCGATCGCGTTCGGCGTCCTCATCGGCGCCTCCGGGGGCGCCATCCGCACCCTGGAGGCGGGCGCCTTCCCGCGCTACTACGGCACCACCCACCTCGGCACCATCCGCGGCGTCGTCGCGGCGGTGAGCGTGGGCTCGACGGCGTTCGGGCCGGTGGCCTTCGCCGTGGTGCACGACCTCACCGGCGGGTACGGCGCGGCACTCCTCGGGGGCGCGGCGCTGCCGTTGCTGGTGGCCCTGGCGGCCCTGCTGCTCCCCACGCCGTCGCTGCCGGCGCCGCCCGACGGCACGCCCGACGGTGACGGGCCCCCGCCACCGGTGGACGCCGCGCCGACGGTGGACCCCCTCCTCCCCCTGGACGACGCGCCCCCGGTGGACGACTCGCCCGCGGCCACCGGGACGGCGCGCGCCGGAGCGGGCCGACCCCAGGCCGAGCCGGGCTGA
- a CDS encoding peptide chain release factor 3, which translates to MTTTATRATTPAPAADPAPGGNAAGAVLAEAARRRTFAVISHPDAGKSTLTEALALHARVIGQAGAVHGKAGRRGTVSDWMDMEKARGISITSAALQFQYRDAVVNLLDTPGHADFSEDTYRVLTAVDAAVMLIDAAKGLEAQTMKLFAVCRHRGIPVITVVNKWDRPGKDALELMDEVAERTGLTPTPLTWPVGISGDFRGVLDRRDGTYRRFTRTAGGATIAPEETLTPEAAEAREGIDWTRAQEEVELLAASGADHDQETFLAGYSTPVLFASAVSNFGVAALLDTLVDLAPAPADRPDADGGSRALADPFSAFVFKVQSGMDAAHRDRLAYVRICSGVFERGMVVTNSSTGRPFATKYAQHVFGRERESIDTAWPGDVVGLVNAAALGVGDTLFTGSPVSYPPLSTFAPEHFAVARAMDTGRHKQFRRGIDQLESEGVVQVLRSDRRGDQAPVLAVVGPMQFEVATHRMEHEFHSPVALEPLPYTVAVRTDATSAAAVAASRGTEVLARGNGELLALFRDKWDLRSLRQRSPELTLEPMVAAQLD; encoded by the coding sequence ATGACCACCACGGCCACCCGCGCCACGACACCCGCTCCTGCGGCCGACCCCGCACCGGGGGGCAACGCCGCCGGTGCGGTGCTCGCGGAGGCGGCCCGGCGGCGGACGTTCGCGGTGATCAGCCACCCCGACGCGGGGAAGTCGACGCTCACCGAGGCCCTGGCGCTGCACGCGCGGGTGATCGGGCAGGCCGGTGCGGTGCACGGCAAGGCCGGGCGGCGGGGCACGGTGTCGGACTGGATGGACATGGAGAAGGCCCGCGGCATCTCCATCACCTCCGCAGCACTGCAGTTCCAGTACCGCGACGCGGTGGTCAACCTGCTGGACACCCCCGGGCACGCGGACTTCTCCGAGGACACCTACCGGGTGCTCACCGCCGTGGACGCCGCGGTGATGCTCATCGACGCCGCCAAGGGCCTGGAAGCCCAGACGATGAAGCTGTTCGCCGTCTGCCGGCACCGCGGCATCCCGGTGATCACCGTGGTCAACAAGTGGGACCGGCCGGGCAAGGACGCCCTCGAGCTGATGGACGAGGTCGCCGAGCGCACCGGGCTGACCCCCACCCCGCTGACCTGGCCGGTCGGCATCTCCGGGGACTTCCGCGGCGTGCTGGACCGCCGCGACGGCACCTACCGCCGCTTCACCCGCACCGCCGGCGGCGCCACCATCGCCCCCGAGGAGACACTCACCCCCGAGGCCGCCGAGGCCCGCGAGGGCATCGACTGGACCCGTGCCCAGGAGGAGGTCGAGCTGCTGGCCGCCAGCGGCGCCGACCACGACCAGGAGACGTTCCTCGCCGGGTACAGCACCCCGGTGCTGTTCGCCTCCGCCGTCTCCAACTTCGGCGTCGCGGCCCTGCTGGACACGCTCGTCGACCTCGCCCCCGCGCCGGCGGACCGGCCCGATGCCGACGGCGGGTCGCGCGCGCTGGCCGACCCGTTCAGCGCCTTCGTCTTCAAGGTCCAGTCCGGCATGGACGCCGCGCACCGCGACCGGCTGGCCTACGTCCGGATCTGCTCCGGGGTGTTCGAGCGCGGCATGGTCGTGACCAACAGCTCCACGGGCCGGCCGTTCGCCACCAAGTACGCCCAGCACGTGTTCGGCCGGGAACGGGAGAGCATCGACACCGCCTGGCCCGGCGACGTGGTCGGCCTGGTCAACGCCGCCGCGCTGGGGGTCGGGGACACGCTGTTCACCGGCTCCCCGGTCAGCTACCCGCCGTTGTCGACGTTCGCCCCGGAGCACTTCGCCGTGGCCCGGGCGATGGACACCGGCCGGCACAAGCAGTTCCGGCGGGGCATCGACCAGCTGGAGTCCGAGGGGGTCGTGCAGGTGCTGCGCTCGGACCGCCGCGGCGACCAGGCCCCCGTGCTCGCCGTCGTCGGCCCCATGCAGTTCGAGGTCGCCACCCACCGCATGGAGCACGAGTTCCACTCCCCCGTCGCCCTGGAACCGCTGCCCTACACGGTCGCCGTGCGCACCGACGCCACGTCCGCCGCTGCCGTCGCGGCGTCGCGCGGCACGGAGGTGCTGGCGCGCGGCAACGGTGAACTGCTGGCACTGTTCCGGGACAAGTGGGACCTGCGCTCGCTCCGGCAGCGCAGCCCCGAACTGACCCTCGAGCCGATGGTGGCCGCACAGCTCGACTGA
- a CDS encoding MerR family transcriptional regulator, with the protein MGERHMQIGEVAERTGLSVRTIRFYEESGLATPTARSSGGFRLYTDGDVERLMVIRRMKPLDFTIDEIRDVLQLLDRLRSREPGTTAPPDPELVERLAMYRELADQRVATLHTQWSSAAAFATSLRLEVEQVHAPRGRRR; encoded by the coding sequence ATGGGTGAGCGACACATGCAGATCGGCGAGGTCGCCGAGCGCACCGGGCTCAGCGTCCGCACCATCCGCTTCTACGAGGAGAGCGGCCTGGCCACTCCCACGGCACGCAGCAGCGGCGGTTTCCGGCTCTACACCGACGGCGACGTCGAGCGCCTGATGGTGATCCGCCGGATGAAGCCGCTGGACTTCACCATCGACGAGATCCGCGACGTGCTGCAGCTCCTCGACCGCCTGCGCTCCCGCGAGCCCGGGACGACGGCACCGCCGGACCCGGAGCTCGTCGAGCGGCTCGCCATGTACCGGGAGCTGGCCGACCAGCGGGTCGCCACGCTGCACACCCAGTGGTCCTCCGCCGCGGCGTTCGCGACGAGCCTGCGCCTCGAGGTCGAGCAGGTGCACGCCCCCCGGGGCAGGCGGCGATGA
- a CDS encoding DUF2795 domain-containing protein has product MTTTRTQLLDHIEAAFGHGPVTSDEMREAALATGADPDVLFLLDALPDRQYSSPREIWPHLPDLPVGG; this is encoded by the coding sequence ATGACGACGACCCGCACCCAGCTCCTCGACCACATCGAGGCCGCGTTCGGCCACGGCCCGGTCACCAGCGACGAGATGCGCGAGGCAGCGCTGGCGACCGGTGCCGATCCGGACGTGCTGTTCCTGCTCGACGCCCTGCCGGACCGGCAGTACAGCAGCCCCCGGGAGATCTGGCCGCACCTTCCCGACCTGCCCGTCGGCGGCTGA
- a CDS encoding GGDEF domain-containing protein — translation MSDRARGAVRTGWQIVALTALPMLAPPRPTGRGAGRLAAVLPGTAALVLLSRHTRRSRRVIAELEQRCRTDALTGVGNRGAFDDDLRGRLQGIAGRRRHGDPVGVTLVLADIDHFKSYNDRHGHPAGDRALARVARALQLACRSGDGVHRIGGEEFAVVLEADHASSLLIADRIRRLVAASTDDRLTVSLGVATAQHDDAEALLDQADRALYRAKARGRNRIESHRGPLSGVRASTC, via the coding sequence GTGAGCGACCGCGCCCGCGGGGCGGTGCGAACCGGCTGGCAGATCGTGGCGCTGACCGCGCTCCCGATGCTCGCCCCGCCCCGCCCCACGGGCCGGGGAGCTGGCCGGCTGGCCGCCGTGCTGCCCGGGACGGCGGCCCTGGTGCTCCTCTCCCGGCACACGCGGCGCTCCCGGAGGGTCATCGCGGAGCTCGAGCAGCGCTGTCGCACCGACGCACTGACCGGGGTGGGCAACCGGGGTGCCTTCGACGACGACCTGCGTGGCCGCCTGCAGGGGATCGCCGGCCGCCGGCGTCACGGCGACCCGGTCGGGGTCACCCTGGTGCTGGCCGACATCGACCACTTCAAGTCCTACAACGACCGGCACGGTCATCCCGCCGGGGACCGCGCCCTCGCCCGCGTCGCCCGGGCGCTGCAGCTGGCCTGCCGGAGCGGGGACGGCGTCCACCGGATCGGGGGCGAGGAGTTCGCCGTCGTCCTGGAGGCCGATCACGCCAGCAGCCTGCTGATCGCCGACCGGATCCGGCGGCTCGTGGCCGCGTCCACCGACGACCGGCTCACCGTCTCCCTCGGCGTGGCCACCGCGCAGCACGACGACGCCGAGGCCCTCCTCGACCAGGCCGACCGCGCGCTCTACCGGGCCAAGGCCCGCGGCCGGAACCGCATCGAGAGCCACCGCGGACCACTGTCCGGAGTGCGCGCCTCCACCTGCTGA